CCACAATTTCACATCTGCAAATACTGTCTTCATCCACTTGACTTCCAAGACCCGCCCACACGTGTCCAACCTTTGCGTTTTAAtgtctcccccccttttttccacccttctctcgctccctctctcgctccccctccctccctctctctttccctccctctctttctccccctcttctcccccccccccccaggttcgTGAGTGGAGCCCAGCCTTATATGGACTGATCGCTCGGGCAATGGCCCATTTTTTCCTCGCCACCAGCCGCCACCGCGCGCCGAGCGGCCGCCGGAGCCCGAGCTGACGCCTCCTTGGCACCCCTCCTGGAGTTACAAACTAGGGCCCGGCCCGCAGCGCTCGGCGCGCAGGCCACCCATTCCCTGCGTCCATTTCCGCGTGGTTTCAGAGAAGATACAGGCGCTGCGTTTGGGCTTttgccccccctccccttccttatagtttctttctcttttttaaaataataattatctcaATAATTAAAGcccaccccactcctcccctcccccatccctcccccccataccccctccccgccccaactGGGGAGCGCCACGAATTGACCAAGTGAAGCTACAACTTTGCGGCATAAATTGCGGGGTCCCGAGCCATGTCGCTGACCAACACAAAGACGGGGTTTTCGGTCAAGGACATCTTGGACCTGCCGGACACCAACGACGAGGAGGGCTCGGTGGCCGAAGGGCCGGAGGAGGAGAGCGAGGGGCCGGAGCCCGCCAAGAGGGCCGGGCCGCTAGGGCAGGGCACTCTGGACACGGTGCAGAGCCTGCCCCTGAAGAACCCCTTCTACGACAGCAGCGACAACCCATATACGCGCTGGCTGGCCAGCACCGAGGGCCTCCAGTACTCCCGTAAGTAGCGAAACTTGGCCGGCACGGCCGTGGCGCCTCTCTTCCTGTGGCCGCAGCCCGGGCTGGAcgctgggggagaagggggaaagagCCATGTAAACTCGATCCCTCGCCCTGCTCCTCCGGAAAGATTTTTAACACTTGTTAATAATGCCCtaactctttcctcctcttcaactccccccccaccccgtaccGGAAAAAGACGTGGTCTcagatattttttcaaagcaagaaattaggaaaaagagggggaggggaatacCTCCCAAGAGCTGCTTACAGATGTCAACCCAGGACTGATGGCTCCGGTCGaaaacccccccacacacacccccctacCCCGACAGCCGGGAAGGACTGGCCTGGAGCACTGGAGCGAGCCAGCAAGCCTCGGGGTACGGGTAGAGGGTGGGGGAGGCTCCCGGTAGCTCGGGTATAAATAGCTCACCCTGCCCCCTGCACGATCATAGAGGACGCTTTGTGCGGTGCGGAGGGTGTCGAGAAAGTCCGAAAGCAAAAACGAAAGCCCCCAAAAACCTGCCTTAAATGGCCGAGCCGATCAATGCCGGGATTGtggggtttttcttttaaaaatctgcccaCGTCCCTCCGGAGAGGAAACTGCTTAAGGGGGCCGGAGCCCTTAACCCGCAATGATCTTCTCTGCGCGCCACTCCCCCCCAAATACGCACCCACACTGTGCGAACCCCTAGAAACTCGAGCCCAGAACCCCCATTCCTGTCgcttctcctctttcccctggGGGAAACCAACGGTTTTGTTGCGCATGGAGCAGGGCGGGGGTCAAGGCGAAGGCAGTGGGGCCAGGCTGCTAGGCGCTGAGGGCCGAGGGCGCACGGAGGATCCGGGGCGCGCAGGGTCTGGCCCTGCCGGCGCGCGGCCTCCAGGCGCCTGACGcgcttctctctcccccagtgCACGGGCTGGCGGCCGGCGCGGCGCCCCAGGACTCAAGCTCCAAGTCCCCGGAGCCCTCGGCCGACGAGTCACCGGACAATGACAAGGAGACCCCGGGCGGCGGGGGGGACGCGGGCAAGAAGCGGAAGCGGCGGGTGCTCTTCTCCAAGGCGCAGACCTATGAGCTGGAGCGGCGCTTCCGGCAGCAGCGGTACCTGTCAGCGCCCGAGCGGGAGCACCTGGCCAGCCTCATCCGCCTCACGCCCACGCAGGTCAAGATCTGGTTCCAGAACCACCGCTACAAGATGAAACGCGCCCGGGCCGAGAAAGGTATGGAGGTGACGCCCCTACCCTCGCCGCGCCGGGTGGCCGTACCCGTTTTGGTCAGGGACGGCAAACCGTGCCACGCGCTCAAAGCCCAGGACCTGGCAGCCGCCACTTTCCAGGCGGGCATCCCCTTTTCGGCCTACAGCGCGCAGTCTCTGCAGCACATGCAGTACAACGCCCAGTACAGCTCGGCCAGCACCCCCCAGTACCCGACAGCACACCCCCTGGTCCAGGCCCAGCAGTGGACTTGGTGAGCGCCGCCCCTCCGAGACTCGCGGCCCTAGGCTCAGGCCCCaccccggcggcggcggcagcgagGAGGACTCGGTCCTTACggtggctattattattattataattattattatggaGTCGAGTTGACTCTTGGCTCCGTTGGGGAGGCGCCGGGAGGTTGCCTGAGCCTCCCTGGAGTGGCAGATTCCATCCACCCAgctctgccccatccctctctccttctgaaCCTTTGGAGAGGGCTGAACTATAAGCCGTGTTTACAGAATGTTTGCGCAGCTTCGCTTCTTTGCCTCTCCCCGGGGGGTCCAAATCGTCCCAGCGTTAACGTCCTCACTTGAGAACGAGAAAAAGACCAACACATCCCCCCGCCCGGCTTTTgtgaattttgtaaaatatgtttGTGTGAGTAGCGATATTGTCAGCCGTCTTCTTCTAAAGCAAGTGgagaacactttaaaaatatagagattttttctccttttttaaaataagaaaatgctaaatatttatGGCCATGTAAACGTTCTGACAACTGGTGGCAAATTTCGCTTTTCGTTGTAAATATCGGTGGTGATTGTTGCCAAAATGATCTTCAGTCCGGGCCTGTTCCCCACGGGGCCCaattcttttctttgtggtttgttttggtttgcttatgtTTGGTTacccctgttttcttttccttttatattttgttcagtgcaaacatttctcaaatatgaaaaaggaaaaaaatgtgtaggCGAGaagccccctgccccacctccggGTCCTGAGCCCTGGAACTTGGAGCTCAGCGGTTCCGTGCGGTTCCCCAAGAGCGCCGGCCGCTGAAAGCTTtcgattttttaaataagaattttaataaaaatcctgTGTTTAAAAAAACCAAGCCCGACCCTCCCGTTTGTCTTACTTTGTCGCCCTGCGCCGGGCCTGAGGCCTGGGGCAAGGACCCCGGCCAGGCCGCTCGCGGTGCTCTCACCAGCGCTTCCCTTCAGGGCCGGGAACCAGGGGCGCCCGGGCCGCTGAAGAGGCTCCCCGAACAGGCCTAGCCCGGGCGGACGGACCAGGCCCCGCGCCTCGGATCCCCGGCTGGGGCGGGAGCGCTTGGCCTCGGGCCTTCGAGCTGTCGACCCGAGGTCCGGGGTCGCCCGCCCTCTCCCGGGCCTCTCTCCTGGACTCGCGCGCTGTCTGAACCAGGGGCCGCAGCCTTCTGGCTTTGGGAGGAAAAGTGACTTTAGAAAACGCCAAGGCGAAGGGAACAAGCCCCCCTCGCTCGCCCAAATCTACGAGTGGCTCCTTCAGCCTGAGAAGCTGTTGAAGCCACTACACTCGATGACTTTCACTTTGTTGCATTTGATTTACCTCGCGcggagaaggggggtggggacgCTGAGGTTGAGACTGGTCGGCTTTCTCtctactccccacccccttttcaAAATCCGCCGACTGGAGGCGGCCTGGGAGACCGCTCTGAGACCAGGGCGCGGAGCAGAGCGGGGAGGCGGGTTTCGGGGTGTTCGAAGCTTTGGCAATGATGTGGAACGCAAAGACCGGGgcgcaggggagggaggggggctgctGCAGCTTCCTTTAGGCTCTTTGGCCCGGGAGAGCCTGCGAGCAGGAGTCAGTGACAATCCCTACAAACGgaaccttccctcctcccctccgccCGTCCTTTCTGGGTTTCCAGCCCCCAAACCCCAGGCTGGATCCCATGCCTCCGCCCCTCCTAGCATTTGGCGGCGCGCGGCCCTCCAGGCCAGCCCTTTGGCGTGAAACTGAGCGAAATGCTTGCTAGAAAGTAGGGGTTTGGAGGCGGGGTGGTGCGCCGCGGCCTGCAGGGTTGTGGTGAGGGGAGCAGGAGGCGAACAGACAGCCCCGGGTTCGCCCGGGGGAGGGCGCTTCGGCCCTTCCCTAATAGAGAACTGATTCTATCCCACCCTCGTCGCATGGAGATCTCCTTGGCGGATGCTGGCGCACACTTGCCCACGCGGGGGAGCGTCTCAGGGGGCCATGCTTGCGGGGAGGGGCCGCTTCTCTCCTCTATCTCGCGGAATTCCGAAAATACCCAGGTCCCTGTAGCTCAGAGCCCAGCGGGCGCTGAGATGCCTCGGGATTGAAAGTCGGccccatttcattttctcttgagcTCCACCTTCATGGCTGggtaggggaggagggggtggtgagGAGGCCGAGCAAAGGGAGCGGTCCCAGCTGACTTTCTCGCTCCCTCTAGTTGATGATCAGATTTAATTCAATATCTAAAGTAAACATGATTATCCGTGTGACCAAATCTGCGCGTCAATAGCACTCAGCGCAACACTCCCAGGGACGTGATTACACGTTATTTCTGCGTTGCGCACCCGCCCCTGGATAATTGAGGGCGCTGGAGTCTTTCTAATATCTTCCTAAATGTCCTTCCCCATCTCCAGGTTCATCCGGATTCACCCAGGTTTTCCTAAATACTGAGAAGTCTCCCTTTGTTCCCCACACTAGCTTGGAAACGTTTGGGGTTTTAGTTCTTGCTGCTTATAAAGGCCAAGAGAATTCTCCCTAAATCATTTATTGTGCAATAGTCGGATGCCCAACTTGCCCTGATACCGACTACTCAAGATCCCACTGGTAACTTCCCTGTAACTCCCCAATCCGCCGGGAAAGGATGTAAGACTTCCGAGCCTCTTGAAGCGGGGTTGTCAGGAGGCCTGAGGCACAGCCCCAAGACTCCAGTTGATTTTGACTGTTCCAGGCCTAGGGCTTCCGGGGGCCAAGAATGATCAtaggagccccccacccccacccccgcaccccccgCCCAGCCttcagggaggaaggaagcaaagtGGAAGGTCCAAATTCTGGAAGGCTTCCACTGTGTGCGCGCTGAGGGCGCATTGACGGTGCATTTTGGGCGGTGGCCAGGCCTGCAGGCCTGCAGGCTGGGTGTGCGCTCGCGCCGCTGGGAACTGGGGAGGTGGGTCCGGCGCCCGCCTCTCTCTGTCCCCGGGTCCCTATGGAGTCAATAAAAGCGCCCGCGGAGCCCTGTGTGGCCCTAACCCCAGCGCCCTGGGAGCGCACCCGGCGCGGGGTCCGCTTCGACAGTCTATCTTCGCCCAATCTACAGCGGGCTGCACAAAACGGCACAATGGGAGAGCTGGGAGCCGGGGATGTTAGAGGCGTGCATattaaaaagagacagagaaaggatcgcaggggacagagagaggggaagagggagaaggggcccaccctccctccccctccaccccgcaCCATTCAGCGCGCTTATCGCGGGCAGTGAATCCCGGAGTCAGGCAGAAGTCTCCTTGGGGTTTTGTTGGGCCTGTCACTGGGTCCCTTTGTCATCcgcgggctccatgctggattcCATATGGCCAGCTGGGCCGAGGGAGCGCGAGGAGGGACCCGCACAAAACCCAAATTGTGTCCGGCTTTCAAACCCTGTATTGTTGTCTGTGAAAAGAAGACGCATTAAAAATTCGTGCTATATCTattggggaggaggctggaggaggggaaaaaagccaccCCTGTCTTTGATGGCTTCAGAGGGCGCTTGCCCCGCCTAGGCCCCGTGACACACTGAGAGCTggatacctctctctctctctctctctctctctctctctctctctctcgctctctttctccccccacccccgagtctgtctctgtcctctgtctctgtctcctctACCAAATATTGGCTCTAACGCTCAGAATCTGGTATATGAACTGTCCCCCTCGGGGTTTGGGCTCCTTGCGCGCACTTTGTATGCTCCTGTGCGCTGTAACTGAGAGCTAGGCTTCGCCTGTCTGGGGGCCTCCCGCGGAAGCCTCCGGATTGCGCCGGGCTCAGGAGGAgacccaggtgcccagggcccagggatgcTGGGGTCCCGCGGACTTCGAGGCTTCAGAGTAAATGAAAATCCAGTACCCTTGCTCCCGCCTAGTCACGACGCCCAAGTGCGCGAAGCCTGCCTTCCGCGCACTGCAGGAAAGACTCGGAGAGCCCCGGGGGCGCTCAGTCCTGGCCCAGCTCAGTTTCAGCTGCCTGTTCTGAAGCCACTTGTGCCCAGCCTCTGTTACCGACCCCCTGTCATTCGAATTTTGCGCGGGGATCCCACTGGCATCTCAGTGCCATGGGAAACCGGTTCAGAGACTGCTTTCACCGCCACCCCTCCTAGTGTTGGAAGAGAGAGGAACTTGCGCTTTAATTCTCAGCGTCTCCTGCATCATTTTGGTTAGCAAAAttc
Above is a window of Halichoerus grypus chromosome 10, mHalGry1.hap1.1, whole genome shotgun sequence DNA encoding:
- the NKX2-2 gene encoding homeobox protein Nkx-2.2 — its product is MSLTNTKTGFSVKDILDLPDTNDEEGSVAEGPEEESEGPEPAKRAGPLGQGTLDTVQSLPLKNPFYDSSDNPYTRWLASTEGLQYSLHGLAAGAAPQDSSSKSPEPSADESPDNDKETPGGGGDAGKKRKRRVLFSKAQTYELERRFRQQRYLSAPEREHLASLIRLTPTQVKIWFQNHRYKMKRARAEKGMEVTPLPSPRRVAVPVLVRDGKPCHALKAQDLAAATFQAGIPFSAYSAQSLQHMQYNAQYSSASTPQYPTAHPLVQAQQWTW